In a genomic window of Aeromicrobium panaciterrae:
- a CDS encoding CE1758 family FMN-dependent luciferase-like monooxygenase: MQFGLFSVGDVTPDPTNGTVQTEHERIKNTITIAKKAEEIGLDVFATGEHHNPPFVPSSPTTTLAYIAAQTEKLILSTSTTLITTNDPVKIAEDYATLQHLADGRMDLMLGRGNTAPVYPWFGFDGSKAIELTVEHYQLLRRLWDEDVVTWQGQFRTPLQGFTVTPRPLDGVPPFVWHGNIRTPEVAELAAFYGDGYFANNIFWPKEHYVRLIDFYRQRYAHYGHGEPEQAIVGLGGQFFIRKNSQDAVKEFRPYFDNAPVYGHGPSLEDFTSQTPLTVGSPQEFVEKTLTFAEYFGDYQRQLFLVDHAGLPIKTVLEQLDELGEVLPQLRAEFDARRPANVPDAPTHAARVAAKIAAAEEATV; encoded by the coding sequence ATGCAGTTCGGACTGTTCTCAGTCGGTGACGTGACGCCCGATCCCACCAATGGGACCGTCCAGACCGAGCACGAGCGCATCAAGAACACGATCACGATCGCCAAGAAGGCGGAGGAGATCGGACTCGACGTCTTTGCGACGGGCGAGCACCACAACCCGCCGTTCGTACCGTCGTCACCCACGACGACGCTCGCGTACATCGCGGCGCAGACCGAGAAGCTCATCCTCTCGACCTCGACGACGCTGATCACAACCAACGATCCGGTCAAGATCGCCGAGGACTACGCGACGCTGCAGCACCTGGCCGATGGCCGTATGGATCTCATGCTCGGTCGCGGCAATACCGCTCCGGTCTACCCATGGTTCGGCTTCGACGGCTCGAAGGCCATCGAGCTGACCGTCGAGCATTACCAACTGCTGCGCCGGCTGTGGGATGAAGACGTAGTCACCTGGCAGGGCCAGTTCCGTACGCCGCTGCAGGGATTCACGGTTACGCCGCGCCCGCTCGACGGGGTGCCGCCGTTCGTGTGGCACGGCAACATCCGTACGCCGGAGGTTGCTGAGCTCGCTGCGTTCTATGGCGACGGCTACTTCGCCAACAACATCTTCTGGCCCAAGGAGCACTACGTCCGGTTGATCGACTTCTACCGCCAGCGCTACGCCCACTACGGGCACGGCGAACCGGAGCAGGCAATCGTCGGTCTCGGCGGCCAGTTCTTCATCCGCAAGAACAGCCAGGACGCGGTCAAGGAGTTCCGTCCCTACTTCGACAACGCGCCGGTCTACGGTCACGGACCCTCACTCGAGGACTTCACCTCGCAGACGCCACTCACGGTCGGCAGCCCGCAGGAGTTCGTCGAGAAGACGCTGACCTTTGCCGAGTACTTCGGTGACTACCAGCGCCAGCTCTTCCTGGTCGACCATGCAGGTCTGCCGATCAAGACGGTGCTGGAGCAGCTCGATGAGCTCGGTGAGGTGTTGCCGCAACTTCGCGCGGAGTTCGATGCTCGCCGGCCGGCGAACGTACCGGATGCTCCGACCCACGCGGCACGCGTTGCCGCCAAGATCGCCGCTGCCGAAGAGGCGACAGTATGA
- the pntB gene encoding Re/Si-specific NAD(P)(+) transhydrogenase subunit beta: MDSQSIATAAYIVAALLFIFSLAGLSKHESSRQGVVYGIAGMAIALTATFVVVADIGDGSTIALLIAAVVIGGAIGLWRARVVEMTGMPELIALLHSFVGLAAVLVGWNGYLEHHKFALQSLEDIHNAEVFIGVFIGAVTFTGSIVAFLKLSARISSAPLVLPGKNVINLGALGAFFALTVWFVITPSLGLLIAVTVVALLLGWHLVASIGGGDMPVVVSMLNSYSGWAAAASGFLLDNDALIVTGALVGSSGAYLSYIMCQAMNRSFISVIAGGFGIEAASDDDTDYGDHREVSAEDTAELLKNASSVIITPGYGMAVAQAQYPVADLVRKLRERNIEVRFGIHPVAGRLPGHMNVLLAEAKVPYDIVLEMDEINDDFSSTSVVLVIGANDTVNPAAAEDPTSPIAGMPVLHVWEATDVVVFKRSMATGYAGVQNPLFFRDNSQMLFGDAKDKVEEIIRAL, encoded by the coding sequence ATGGATTCCCAGAGCATCGCCACAGCTGCGTACATCGTCGCGGCACTTCTTTTCATCTTCAGCCTCGCCGGGCTGTCCAAGCACGAGTCCTCACGCCAGGGCGTCGTTTACGGCATCGCCGGTATGGCTATCGCGCTCACTGCAACCTTCGTGGTCGTTGCTGACATCGGTGACGGCAGCACGATCGCGCTACTAATCGCAGCCGTCGTGATTGGTGGCGCTATCGGTCTGTGGCGTGCACGCGTCGTTGAGATGACCGGTATGCCCGAACTGATCGCCCTGCTGCACTCCTTCGTGGGTCTCGCGGCCGTGCTGGTCGGTTGGAACGGCTACCTGGAGCACCACAAGTTCGCGCTCCAGTCGCTCGAGGACATCCACAACGCTGAGGTCTTCATCGGCGTCTTCATCGGTGCGGTCACGTTCACCGGGTCGATCGTCGCGTTCCTCAAGCTTTCGGCACGTATCTCGTCGGCACCGCTGGTGCTGCCGGGCAAGAACGTCATCAACCTCGGCGCACTGGGTGCTTTCTTTGCGCTCACGGTCTGGTTCGTCATCACGCCGAGCCTTGGCCTGTTGATCGCCGTCACCGTCGTCGCGCTGCTGCTCGGTTGGCACCTCGTCGCCTCGATCGGCGGCGGCGACATGCCGGTCGTCGTATCGATGCTCAACTCCTACTCGGGTTGGGCCGCAGCGGCATCGGGCTTCCTGCTCGACAACGACGCATTGATCGTCACCGGAGCCCTCGTGGGCTCGTCGGGTGCGTACCTCTCTTACATCATGTGCCAGGCGATGAACCGCTCGTTCATCTCCGTCATCGCGGGTGGCTTCGGCATCGAAGCGGCCTCGGACGATGACACCGACTACGGCGATCACCGCGAGGTCAGCGCCGAGGACACCGCCGAGCTGCTCAAGAACGCCAGCTCCGTGATCATCACGCCCGGCTATGGCATGGCTGTCGCACAGGCGCAGTACCCCGTCGCTGATTTGGTCCGCAAGCTCCGTGAGCGCAACATCGAGGTGCGCTTCGGCATCCACCCCGTCGCGGGTCGCCTGCCTGGCCACATGAACGTGCTGCTCGCGGAAGCCAAGGTCCCGTACGACATCGTTCTCGAGATGGACGAGATCAACGACGACTTCTCCAGCACCTCCGTGGTCCTGGTGATCGGCGCCAACGACACGGTCAACCCCGCAGCCGCGGAAGATCCGACCAGCCCGATTGCGGGTATGCCGGTCCTCCACGTCTGGGAAGCCACCGACGTCGTGGTGTTCAAGCGATCGATGGCGACTGGCTACGCCGGCGTACAGAACCCGCTGTTCTTCCGAGACAACAGCCAAATGCTGTTCGGCGACGCGAAGGACAAGGTCGAGGAGATCATCCGCGCGTTGTGA
- a CDS encoding glycoside hydrolase family 3 C-terminal domain-containing protein, which yields MRATLENRGGRRLGVLVAALAMAGSALALSPAAAETTTDACSWMDASKTPKVRAQELVAAMTLDDKIQMVTGIGILNPKAPNKGASGVIVGNPRLCLPDLVLNDSSGGIGFNQKGTTAFPQGVTQSSTWNADLIKAYGKVLANEAVAKGVNVILGPGMNMSRNPLAGRNLEYAGEDPHLTTQMGVGLIKGIQSKPGVMADAKHFVLNEQETDRMINSSEVDERTLREMYLPPFVAAVKAGVGSFMCSYNRVDSVYACENKALLTDLLKKEMGFDGFVMSDWGAHFTTADAANAGLDMEMAGDGYAGISQAQPAKWGPKLKAAVEDGSVPQARVDDMIRRIATPMFRLGLFEHPPVTGDAAAKAVATTPQSLAMAKKIAEEGSVLLKNSGKILPLKSSAKKIAVIGLPASTLGAQLSSQGFGSNHVPVFGLHPDVSDPLAALKKRAAVNGTKVSYDTGTVPPLAGLAAKDADAAIVFVGNAEIEGQDRTDLTPRQAYCNPFLEVLQGLVSRCFGIPGDQDALVKAVVEANPNTIVVLQNGGPLAMPWLDSVKAVVENWYPGQVDGDAITSLLFGDSNFSGKLPITFPKQVGDGPLRTPEQFPGVTGTDGIPRSTYSEKLLIGYRWYQAKNIKPLFPFGYGKSYTSFAFSGLKVTPKAGGAATVSVKVTNTGSRSGAEVAQAYVAFPKAAGEPPLQLKAFKKIFLKPGKSASITLTLDRSAFSIWKSGWTVTRGCYKVRVGSSSADLPLAKSIARGGGTC from the coding sequence ATGCGCGCCACTCTGGAGAACCGTGGGGGCCGCCGTTTAGGTGTCCTTGTGGCGGCATTGGCGATGGCCGGCTCTGCCCTAGCGCTCTCGCCCGCAGCAGCCGAGACGACTACTGACGCCTGTAGCTGGATGGACGCGTCGAAGACGCCGAAGGTGCGCGCGCAGGAACTGGTTGCGGCCATGACTCTGGACGACAAGATCCAGATGGTCACCGGCATCGGCATCCTCAATCCCAAGGCTCCGAACAAGGGTGCCTCTGGTGTGATCGTCGGCAACCCGCGGCTGTGCCTCCCGGACCTCGTGCTCAACGACAGTTCCGGCGGAATCGGCTTCAACCAGAAGGGCACCACTGCCTTTCCTCAGGGCGTTACGCAGAGCTCGACCTGGAACGCCGACTTGATCAAGGCGTACGGCAAGGTGCTGGCGAACGAAGCGGTCGCCAAGGGCGTCAACGTCATCCTTGGCCCGGGCATGAACATGTCGCGCAATCCGTTGGCGGGTCGCAACCTGGAGTATGCGGGCGAGGATCCGCACCTGACGACCCAGATGGGTGTGGGCCTGATCAAGGGCATTCAGTCAAAGCCGGGCGTGATGGCCGATGCCAAACACTTCGTGCTCAACGAGCAGGAGACCGACCGCATGATCAACTCGTCGGAGGTCGACGAGCGGACGCTGCGCGAGATGTACCTTCCGCCGTTTGTGGCCGCCGTCAAGGCTGGCGTCGGTTCGTTCATGTGCTCGTACAACCGGGTCGACTCTGTTTACGCCTGCGAGAACAAGGCGCTGCTGACGGATCTCCTCAAGAAGGAGATGGGCTTCGATGGCTTCGTGATGAGCGACTGGGGCGCGCACTTCACCACCGCGGACGCCGCGAACGCAGGTCTCGACATGGAGATGGCTGGCGACGGCTACGCGGGTATCTCCCAAGCGCAGCCCGCAAAGTGGGGACCGAAGCTCAAGGCTGCGGTGGAGGACGGTTCGGTGCCGCAAGCGCGAGTGGACGACATGATTCGCCGCATCGCGACCCCGATGTTCCGGCTCGGCCTGTTCGAGCACCCGCCCGTCACTGGTGACGCGGCAGCAAAGGCGGTAGCGACGACTCCGCAGAGCCTCGCGATGGCCAAGAAGATCGCGGAGGAGGGATCGGTTCTGCTCAAGAACTCCGGCAAGATCCTCCCGCTGAAGTCGTCAGCCAAGAAGATCGCCGTCATTGGTCTGCCAGCTTCGACGCTCGGTGCCCAGCTTTCGTCGCAGGGATTCGGCAGCAACCACGTACCAGTCTTCGGGCTGCATCCCGACGTCTCCGACCCATTGGCCGCACTGAAGAAGCGTGCTGCGGTCAATGGCACCAAGGTCTCCTACGACACCGGCACGGTCCCGCCGCTCGCCGGTCTCGCCGCCAAGGACGCAGACGCGGCGATCGTCTTCGTCGGTAATGCCGAGATCGAGGGTCAGGACCGGACGGACCTGACGCCGCGACAGGCGTACTGCAATCCGTTCCTCGAGGTGCTCCAAGGCCTGGTCAGCCGATGCTTTGGTATCCCCGGAGACCAGGACGCGCTGGTGAAGGCCGTGGTTGAGGCCAACCCCAACACGATCGTCGTGCTGCAGAACGGTGGCCCGCTGGCCATGCCGTGGCTGGACTCGGTCAAGGCGGTCGTCGAGAACTGGTACCCCGGCCAGGTGGATGGCGACGCGATCACGAGCCTGCTCTTCGGCGACTCCAACTTCTCCGGAAAACTCCCCATCACCTTCCCCAAGCAGGTGGGTGACGGACCGCTGCGTACGCCCGAGCAGTTCCCCGGCGTGACGGGGACGGACGGCATCCCGCGCTCGACCTACAGCGAGAAGCTCCTCATCGGCTACCGGTGGTATCAAGCCAAGAACATCAAGCCGCTCTTCCCGTTCGGGTACGGCAAGTCCTACACATCGTTTGCCTTCTCCGGCCTCAAGGTCACTCCGAAGGCCGGTGGCGCCGCGACCGTGAGCGTGAAGGTCACCAACACCGGTTCTCGTTCCGGCGCCGAGGTGGCTCAGGCGTACGTCGCGTTCCCCAAGGCGGCCGGCGAGCCGCCACTGCAGCTCAAGGCCTTCAAGAAGATCTTCCTGAAGCCAGGCAAGTCCGCAAGCATCACGCTCACCCTCGACCGCAGCGCCTTCTCGATCTGGAAGAGCGGCTGGACCGTCACGCGAGGTTGCTACAAGGTTCGCGTGGGTAGCTCGTCGGCAGATCTGCCGCTCGCCAAGTCGATCGCGCGTGGCGGCGGAACCTGCTGA
- the tadA gene encoding tRNA adenosine(34) deaminase TadA, which translates to MRQALDLAVTAADSDDVPVGAIVIDADGLVIGRGRNTRERDADPTGHAEIVAIREATEALGEWRLEGCTLVVTLEPCTMCAGAIVASRLERLVFGAFDEKAGAVGSLWDVVRDRRLNHRPEVVSGVLADESSTLLRQFFERHRT; encoded by the coding sequence ATGCGGCAGGCGCTCGACCTGGCTGTGACCGCTGCCGATTCCGACGACGTGCCCGTGGGCGCGATCGTCATCGATGCCGACGGACTGGTGATCGGTCGTGGTCGCAACACCCGCGAGCGTGATGCCGACCCAACGGGCCACGCCGAGATCGTTGCAATCCGCGAAGCCACCGAGGCGCTGGGTGAGTGGCGGCTTGAAGGCTGCACTCTCGTGGTGACGCTGGAGCCGTGCACGATGTGTGCCGGCGCGATCGTGGCGTCGAGGCTCGAGCGGCTGGTCTTCGGCGCTTTTGACGAGAAGGCTGGAGCCGTAGGGTCGTTGTGGGACGTCGTGCGCGATCGTCGCCTCAACCACCGACCTGAGGTGGTCAGTGGCGTGCTCGCTGATGAGTCCTCGACCCTGCTCAGGCAATTCTTCGAGAGGCACCGTACGTAA
- a CDS encoding GNAT family N-acetyltransferase, with translation MTDVVIDELIPPDSLVGPGGDEFRELIEMRNLVETDTLGTDALAATPESIFPHFTSSSQKSRRHFVVRDGGRIIARGLMGWLTAENAPAVSIMADVLPSHRRRGIGSALFAYQERLAADLGRHVLQAEAIHTSSVGGERVVPSTGFGDVPANDPGVQFLLHHGYRLEQVARISSLDLTNTAASLEEHRRAAQEKAGADYRIVHWSGRTPEKWLEQKAALSTAMSVDEPSGGLEVIADVWDADRVREHDDRQEGSGRIIYTSAAEHVPTGTLVAHTELGRLEGDNQPAVQEDTLVLRAHRGHRLGMLLKAVNAQKMLEQAPDTPQITTFNVEENEPMLRVNIDLGFRPIGAEGVWQKRV, from the coding sequence ATGACTGATGTCGTCATCGACGAGCTGATCCCTCCGGACAGCCTCGTTGGTCCCGGGGGGGACGAGTTCCGAGAACTGATCGAGATGCGCAACCTGGTGGAGACCGACACCCTGGGGACCGACGCACTCGCGGCCACGCCGGAGTCGATCTTCCCGCACTTCACTAGTAGCTCGCAGAAGAGCCGTCGCCACTTTGTCGTTCGCGACGGTGGTCGGATCATCGCGCGTGGGCTGATGGGTTGGCTGACCGCTGAGAACGCGCCGGCCGTGTCGATCATGGCCGACGTGCTGCCGTCACATCGTCGTCGCGGGATCGGTTCCGCTTTGTTTGCGTACCAGGAACGGCTGGCTGCAGACCTCGGTCGCCACGTCCTCCAGGCCGAGGCGATCCATACGTCGTCGGTCGGTGGGGAGCGGGTCGTACCGTCGACCGGCTTCGGCGACGTACCTGCCAACGACCCGGGCGTGCAGTTCTTGCTCCACCATGGCTATCGGCTCGAGCAGGTGGCGCGCATCAGCAGTCTTGACCTGACGAACACTGCTGCGTCACTCGAGGAACACCGCCGAGCGGCGCAGGAGAAGGCGGGCGCGGACTATCGAATCGTGCACTGGTCAGGCCGTACGCCCGAGAAGTGGCTCGAGCAGAAGGCTGCACTGTCGACCGCCATGAGCGTGGATGAGCCGTCCGGTGGGCTGGAAGTCATCGCCGACGTTTGGGATGCCGATCGCGTACGCGAACACGACGATCGCCAGGAGGGCAGCGGCCGGATCATCTACACGTCGGCTGCCGAACACGTTCCGACCGGCACGCTCGTCGCGCACACCGAGCTCGGTCGTCTGGAGGGGGACAACCAGCCTGCCGTACAGGAAGACACCCTCGTGCTGCGAGCGCATCGCGGTCACCGACTCGGCATGCTGCTCAAGGCCGTCAACGCGCAGAAGATGCTCGAGCAGGCGCCGGACACCCCGCAGATCACGACATTCAACGTCGAAGAGAACGAGCCGATGCTGCGCGTCAATATCGACCTGGGCTTCCGCCCCATCGGCGCTGAAGGCGTGTGGCAGAAGCGGGTCTGA
- a CDS encoding acyl-CoA thioesterase domain-containing protein, with product MNLSMFTLENDQLVPGDIARSMWSPDQMHGVAVSGALARGLETKLAEIGRTDLIPARYTVDLFQPAKMAPCTVVTEVIREGRRLALIDAALMQGDVRVARASCIFLLPTENAGGEVWTAEDHPVPPPVDVAPVSDQPRVPFFKSDADWSQSFPEHQNAGRKQTWQVGLPVVDGEAGTPFQSVAAIADGTSMVVNWGTEGVQYINTDITLALARKPVSMEVGLSATDRVEIDGIAVGTAEVYDRAGPLGTAMVTSLANGKRPVSFENMEYTDEGERLS from the coding sequence ATGAACCTGTCCATGTTCACCCTTGAGAACGACCAGCTCGTTCCCGGTGACATTGCCCGAAGCATGTGGAGCCCGGACCAGATGCACGGCGTCGCCGTGAGTGGCGCGCTCGCCCGCGGTCTGGAGACCAAGTTGGCCGAGATCGGCCGTACGGACCTGATCCCCGCGCGCTACACGGTGGACCTGTTCCAGCCCGCCAAGATGGCGCCATGCACCGTCGTCACTGAGGTCATCCGCGAGGGACGACGCCTCGCGTTGATCGATGCCGCACTGATGCAAGGCGACGTACGCGTCGCGCGCGCCAGCTGCATCTTCCTGCTTCCGACGGAGAACGCTGGCGGAGAAGTGTGGACCGCCGAAGACCACCCCGTACCCCCACCGGTCGACGTTGCTCCAGTCAGTGACCAGCCCCGGGTGCCGTTCTTCAAGAGCGATGCCGACTGGTCACAGTCGTTCCCCGAGCACCAGAACGCCGGTCGCAAGCAGACCTGGCAGGTCGGACTGCCCGTCGTTGACGGTGAAGCCGGCACGCCGTTCCAGTCCGTCGCAGCGATCGCTGACGGCACGAGCATGGTCGTGAACTGGGGCACCGAAGGTGTCCAGTACATCAACACCGACATCACCCTCGCTCTCGCGCGCAAGCCCGTGAGCATGGAGGTCGGGCTGTCAGCTACCGACCGCGTGGAGATCGATGGCATCGCCGTCGGTACGGCAGAGGTCTACGACCGCGCTGGCCCTCTTGGCACGGCGATGGTGACCTCATTGGCCAACGGCAAGCGCCCCGTCAGCTTCGAAAACATGGAATACACCGACGAGGGCGAACGCCTCTCCTAG
- a CDS encoding tRNA adenosine deaminase-associated protein encodes MAEDDVDFAVAAYRDEGEWQVVELHATIGEDVDELSEALTRFPSEVGVLGLVSMDDDFFVILRRSGEQVRALLSDVTAVTDWPLAVGVADLLDLPDPEDPNDPQPVGDLDILSDLGMPGLELSVLCDDDDLFPEDILRDVADRLGFGDKLDAIIG; translated from the coding sequence ATGGCTGAGGACGATGTCGACTTCGCAGTGGCCGCCTACCGCGACGAAGGTGAGTGGCAGGTCGTCGAGCTGCACGCGACCATCGGCGAAGACGTTGACGAACTGAGTGAGGCGCTCACCCGCTTCCCGTCAGAGGTCGGCGTACTCGGGCTGGTCTCGATGGACGACGACTTCTTCGTGATCCTGCGGCGTTCTGGTGAGCAGGTACGTGCGCTGCTCTCGGACGTGACTGCCGTGACCGACTGGCCGTTGGCCGTTGGCGTTGCCGACCTGCTCGACCTGCCGGATCCCGAGGACCCGAACGATCCACAGCCTGTTGGCGATCTCGACATTCTCAGCGATCTCGGCATGCCTGGCCTCGAACTGAGCGTGCTGTGCGATGACGACGATCTCTTTCCCGAGGACATCCTCCGCGATGTCGCCGACCGTCTCGGCTTTGGCGACAAGCTCGACGCCATCATCGGTTGA
- a CDS encoding Re/Si-specific NAD(P)(+) transhydrogenase subunit alpha, translating to MSVVGVVAESAAGETRVAATPETVGKLIGLGYDVVVESGAGEAASFTDDAYAEAGATIGDAWGSEIVFKVNAPSSQEIAKLVDGATLVSLISPALKPELVDELATKPITVLAMDAVPRISRAQSLDVLSSMANIAGYRAVIEAANVFGRFFTGQITAAGKVPPAKVLVAGVGVAGLAAIGTASSLGAIVRATDPRAEVADQVASIGGEYIPVDVETEQSTDGYAKATSEAYDKRAAEIYSEQAADVDIIVTTALIPGRPAPRLLTAADVASMKPGSVIVDMAATQGGNVEGTVPGEAIVTDNGVTIIGYTDLPGRLPTQASQLYGTNLVNLMKLLTPGKDGQIVLDFEDVVQRGITVVRDGEKTWPPPEIQVSAAPAAAKVAEPVAVAPKKVASPARKFTLVGLGVLALFLVNAYAPEPLPQHFTVLVLAIVIGYYVIGKVHHALHTPLMSVTNAISGIIVVGAMLQIADDDTTIQVLSFVAILLASINVFGGFAVTRRMLSMFSKG from the coding sequence ATGAGTGTCGTGGGAGTGGTCGCTGAGTCGGCCGCAGGTGAGACCCGGGTCGCTGCGACCCCCGAAACTGTTGGCAAGCTGATTGGCCTCGGATACGACGTTGTCGTCGAGTCCGGCGCTGGCGAGGCAGCCAGCTTCACCGATGACGCGTACGCCGAGGCTGGCGCGACGATCGGTGATGCGTGGGGCAGCGAGATCGTGTTCAAGGTCAACGCGCCGAGCAGCCAGGAGATCGCCAAGCTTGTCGATGGCGCGACTCTCGTCAGCTTGATCAGCCCGGCGCTCAAGCCTGAGCTGGTCGACGAGCTCGCCACGAAGCCGATCACGGTACTGGCGATGGATGCCGTGCCGCGCATCTCGCGTGCCCAGTCGCTCGATGTGCTGAGCTCGATGGCCAACATTGCGGGCTACCGCGCGGTCATCGAAGCCGCCAATGTCTTCGGCCGGTTCTTCACCGGCCAGATCACCGCCGCCGGCAAGGTCCCACCGGCCAAGGTTCTCGTCGCGGGTGTCGGCGTCGCCGGCCTTGCTGCGATCGGTACGGCCAGCAGCCTGGGCGCGATCGTACGAGCGACTGACCCGCGTGCTGAGGTCGCTGACCAGGTCGCATCGATCGGCGGCGAGTACATCCCCGTCGATGTCGAGACCGAGCAGAGCACTGACGGATACGCCAAGGCGACATCCGAGGCGTACGACAAGCGGGCCGCCGAGATCTACTCGGAGCAGGCCGCCGACGTCGACATCATCGTCACGACCGCGCTTATCCCCGGCCGTCCCGCACCCCGACTCCTGACCGCTGCAGATGTGGCGAGCATGAAGCCGGGCAGCGTCATCGTGGATATGGCGGCAACCCAGGGCGGCAACGTCGAGGGCACTGTTCCCGGCGAGGCCATCGTCACCGACAACGGCGTGACGATCATCGGCTACACCGATCTGCCGGGTCGCCTCCCAACTCAGGCGTCGCAGCTCTACGGCACCAACCTGGTCAACCTGATGAAGCTGCTGACCCCGGGCAAGGACGGCCAGATCGTCCTGGACTTCGAGGACGTCGTACAGCGAGGCATCACCGTCGTACGCGATGGCGAGAAGACCTGGCCGCCGCCGGAGATCCAGGTCTCGGCTGCACCAGCCGCTGCCAAGGTCGCTGAGCCTGTCGCAGTGGCACCCAAAAAGGTCGCATCGCCTGCGCGCAAGTTCACGCTGGTGGGCCTCGGTGTCCTCGCGCTGTTCCTCGTCAACGCCTACGCGCCTGAACCGCTGCCGCAGCACTTCACCGTGCTCGTGCTGGCGATCGTGATCGGCTACTACGTGATCGGCAAGGTGCACCACGCGCTGCACACGCCGCTGATGTCGGTGACCAACGCGATCTCCGGCATCATCGTCGTCGGAGCCATGCTCCAGATCGCCGACGATGACACCACCATTCAGGTGCTCTCGTTCGTGGCGATCCTTCTCGCCAGCATCAACGTCTTCGGTGGATTCGCCGTGACCCGACGCATGCTCAGCATGTTTTCGAAGGGCTGA
- the upp gene encoding uracil phosphoribosyltransferase, which produces MQVHVADHPLISHKLTKLRDERTDSPTFRRLADELVTLLAYEATRDVRVSPVDVKTPVAVAKGVRLTDPRPLVVPILRAGLGMLEGMQRLLPTAEVGFLGMVRNEETLEAVTYAERLPDDLTGRQCYVLDPMLATGGSLATAIDFLVKRGANHITAITLLAAPEGIARMEKELENINVPVNLVTAGLDEKLNELGYIVPGLGDAGDRLYGVVD; this is translated from the coding sequence ATGCAGGTACACGTCGCCGATCACCCGCTCATCTCGCACAAACTCACCAAGCTCCGCGACGAACGTACGGATTCTCCGACGTTCAGACGCCTCGCCGATGAGCTCGTGACGCTGCTCGCGTACGAGGCCACTCGCGACGTGCGCGTGTCCCCGGTTGACGTCAAAACGCCCGTGGCGGTCGCCAAGGGCGTACGACTCACCGACCCGCGACCCTTGGTCGTACCGATCCTCCGTGCAGGCCTCGGAATGCTCGAGGGCATGCAGCGACTTCTGCCCACAGCCGAGGTCGGCTTCCTCGGCATGGTGCGCAATGAGGAGACGCTGGAAGCGGTCACGTACGCCGAGCGGCTGCCCGACGACCTGACGGGGCGTCAGTGTTACGTGCTCGACCCGATGCTCGCCACCGGCGGCTCACTCGCCACGGCCATCGACTTCCTGGTGAAACGCGGCGCCAACCACATCACCGCGATCACGCTCCTTGCGGCGCCCGAAGGCATCGCCCGCATGGAGAAGGAGCTCGAGAACATCAACGTGCCGGTCAACTTGGTGACGGCAGGGCTCGACGAAAAGCTCAACGAGCTGGGCTACATCGTTCCCGGTCTAGGAGACGCCGGAGATCGCCTGTACGGCGTTGTCGACTAA
- a CDS encoding CE1759 family FMN reductase encodes MTNIVAISAGLSDSSTTRLLADRFAESVKRKYGDATVEVVSLRELAHEITDATLTGFAPPRLQTVIDKVLAADGLIVVTPIFKASYPGLFKSFFDVLDAEALTGKPVVLAATGGTARHSLAIDFAMRPLFAYMQALTVPTGVFASPYDWGSEGTNALGERIDRATAELVSLLKGAGTGRGPSDDIDLFSDTFLSISNPPTAD; translated from the coding sequence ATGACGAACATCGTCGCCATCTCGGCCGGACTGAGTGACTCGTCGACGACGCGCCTGCTGGCGGACCGGTTCGCCGAGTCGGTGAAGCGCAAGTACGGGGACGCGACCGTCGAGGTGGTTTCGCTGCGCGAGTTGGCGCACGAGATCACCGACGCAACGCTGACCGGCTTCGCACCTCCACGCCTGCAGACCGTGATCGACAAGGTCCTCGCGGCCGACGGACTGATCGTCGTCACGCCGATCTTCAAGGCGTCCTACCCAGGGCTGTTCAAGTCGTTCTTCGACGTACTCGACGCTGAAGCGCTCACCGGGAAGCCGGTCGTGCTCGCGGCTACGGGTGGCACCGCCCGGCATTCGCTGGCGATCGACTTCGCGATGCGCCCGCTGTTTGCTTACATGCAGGCGCTGACCGTACCGACTGGCGTCTTCGCCTCCCCGTACGACTGGGGCTCCGAGGGTACGAACGCGCTCGGTGAGCGCATCGATCGCGCGACCGCCGAGCTGGTGAGCCTGCTCAAGGGTGCCGGTACGGGGCGCGGACCATCGGATGACATCGACCTGTTCAGCGACACGTTCCTGTCGATCTCGAACCCGCCCACCGCTGACTGA